Proteins from a single region of Candidatus Dormiibacterota bacterium:
- a CDS encoding spermidine synthase, translating to MPKTEYWQWYVEESAPTEQHHHAIDEVYFAGRSEFQQVSVIRTPVFGKMLILDGDTQSSQNDEKIYHETLVHPAMAAAADRSDVLILGGGEGATLREVLRDPSVRRCTMVDIDGLVVDLSKKYLPEWADGAFEDPRARVIVGDALAFMREDRDTYGVVISDLTEPLEDSPSNILFNEDVFGLIKARLADGGVYVLQASTAAFHNASLHCKMARTLHRHYRYVTSFFTHVPAFDTDWAFLVCSDRIDVSALDPARIDAYCATLRGESFFYDAQTHRRIFALPLYLRRMLAADGETF from the coding sequence ATGCCCAAGACCGAATACTGGCAATGGTACGTCGAGGAATCGGCCCCGACGGAGCAGCACCACCATGCGATCGACGAAGTCTACTTCGCCGGGCGTTCCGAATTCCAGCAAGTCTCCGTCATTCGCACGCCCGTCTTCGGCAAGATGCTGATTCTCGACGGCGACACGCAGAGTTCGCAGAACGACGAAAAAATTTACCACGAAACGCTCGTGCATCCCGCGATGGCCGCGGCGGCGGATCGCAGCGACGTGCTGATCCTGGGCGGCGGCGAGGGCGCGACGCTACGCGAAGTACTGCGCGATCCGAGCGTGCGCCGCTGCACCATGGTCGACATCGACGGTTTGGTCGTGGACCTCTCCAAGAAATATCTTCCCGAATGGGCTGACGGCGCGTTCGAGGATCCGCGCGCTCGCGTGATCGTCGGCGACGCGCTGGCCTTTATGCGCGAGGATCGCGATACATACGGCGTGGTGATCTCCGATCTCACCGAGCCGCTCGAAGATTCGCCCAGCAACATCTTGTTTAATGAAGACGTTTTCGGGCTCATCAAAGCCCGGTTAGCCGACGGCGGCGTTTACGTGCTTCAGGCCAGCACCGCGGCCTTCCATAATGCCTCCCTGCATTGCAAGATGGCGCGAACGCTACACCGGCACTATCGTTACGTGACGTCGTTTTTCACGCACGTTCCCGCGTTCGATACCGACTGGGCGTTTTTGGTTTGCAGCGATCGCATCGACGTCTCAGCGCTCGATCCGGCGCGTATCGACGCGTATTGCGCCACCCTGCGCGGCGAGAGTTTTTTTTACGACGCTCAGACGCACCGTCGCATTTTCGCGTTACCGCTCTATTTACGGCGGATGCTCGCTGCCGACGGGGAGACGTTCTAA
- a CDS encoding PaaI family thioesterase, whose product MDADFASAPHRWEKEKSHFVALLDLKLESVEHGKAVMRMPFRPEIANGAGAVHGGAIVSLCDTVFYVALASVYGREQDTVTVALQCNFLAPALPPHDLIAEATVLRSGRRICYGEVQVLSNGRLVAHATLNFLNTYPEERTPKGALHSKDAAPLKESQP is encoded by the coding sequence ATGGACGCGGATTTTGCTTCGGCGCCGCATCGCTGGGAGAAAGAGAAGTCGCACTTCGTCGCGTTGCTCGATCTCAAACTCGAGAGCGTAGAACACGGCAAAGCGGTAATGCGCATGCCGTTTCGGCCCGAAATCGCCAACGGGGCCGGCGCCGTCCACGGTGGTGCGATCGTGAGCCTGTGCGATACGGTCTTTTACGTGGCGCTCGCATCGGTGTACGGGCGCGAACAAGATACGGTCACCGTCGCGCTGCAATGCAACTTTCTGGCTCCCGCCCTGCCTCCGCACGATCTGATCGCCGAGGCCACGGTGCTGCGCTCGGGCCGCCGCATCTGTTACGGCGAGGTGCAGGTGCTTAGCAACGGCCGGCTCGTCGCCCACGCGACGCTGAATTTTCTCAACACCTATCCTGAAGAGCGGACGCCCAAAGGGGCGCTGCACTCAAAAGACGCCGCACCCCTTAAGGAGTCACAACCGTGA
- the gcvT gene encoding glycine cleavage system aminomethyltransferase GcvT, which translates to MNTESPVKRTALYDEHVRLGARLIPFGGFDMPVQYGGILKEHDAVRHRAGLFDLSHMGQFILEGENVAAWAETLTINAVASMKPLQARYNIFCNPQGGAHDDTIFYRLDGRWLLVVNASNADKMWAHLNANLGDSGVKLTNLHGRNALIAIQGPKAVAMLQRHVDIDLSAVKYYFCAQGNAYGKPAILARTGYTGEDGFELFLEGADAADIWSALLRDHADEGLEACGLGARDVLRLEAGMPLYGHELTEEITPVQAGQTWALKLSKPTFVGKEALAEQLERDDFSRIVGLTMEGRAPAREGYAVFLGDRAVGEVRSGSLAPAVGNKNIATALVAKEAATVGTSLTVEIRGTRHQATVVAMPFYKRPQ; encoded by the coding sequence GTGAACACGGAGAGCCCTGTAAAACGCACCGCCCTATACGACGAACACGTTCGGTTGGGCGCGCGGCTGATACCGTTCGGCGGCTTCGACATGCCGGTGCAGTACGGCGGGATCCTCAAAGAGCACGATGCCGTCCGGCATCGCGCCGGGCTCTTCGACCTCTCTCACATGGGGCAATTTATTCTCGAAGGTGAGAACGTCGCCGCCTGGGCCGAGACGCTGACGATCAATGCGGTCGCGAGCATGAAGCCGCTGCAAGCCCGATATAATATCTTCTGCAATCCGCAAGGCGGCGCGCACGACGATACGATTTTTTATCGCCTCGATGGCCGTTGGCTACTGGTGGTCAATGCGTCGAACGCCGATAAAATGTGGGCGCATCTCAACGCGAATCTCGGCGATAGCGGCGTGAAGCTCACGAATCTCCACGGCCGCAACGCGCTGATCGCGATTCAAGGCCCCAAGGCGGTCGCGATGTTGCAACGGCACGTCGACATCGATCTCTCTGCGGTGAAGTATTATTTCTGCGCGCAGGGTAACGCGTACGGCAAGCCCGCGATTCTCGCGCGAACGGGATACACCGGCGAGGACGGCTTCGAGCTGTTTCTCGAAGGAGCGGATGCCGCCGATATTTGGAGCGCATTGCTCCGCGATCACGCAGATGAGGGCCTTGAGGCGTGCGGTCTCGGCGCGCGCGACGTCCTGCGCCTGGAGGCCGGGATGCCCCTCTACGGCCACGAGCTGACCGAAGAGATCACCCCGGTGCAAGCCGGGCAAACGTGGGCGCTCAAACTCTCCAAGCCGACGTTTGTCGGTAAGGAGGCGCTCGCGGAGCAACTCGAGCGCGACGACTTCTCTCGCATTGTCGGCTTGACGATGGAAGGCCGCGCTCCCGCCCGTGAGGGCTACGCGGTCTTTTTGGGCGACCGAGCCGTTGGCGAAGTACGCAGCGGTTCGCTCGCGCCTGCCGTCGGCAACAAAAACATCGCCACCGCCCTGGTCGCGAAGGAAGCCGCAACCGTCGGCACTTCCTTGACGGTCGAGATTCGTGGCACGCGGCATCAAGCAACGGTCGTTGCAATGCCGTTCTATAAACGTCCCCAGTAA
- the gcvH gene encoding glycine cleavage system protein GcvH: protein MAQPADLLYSKEHEWVKIDGDVATVGITDYAQNSLGDIVYVELPKVGKKIDQFGNIGVVESVKAVSDLFTPIGGEVIAVNAGLDADPAAVNREPYGAGWLFKVKVADPSQKSNLLSPSDYEAIAVD from the coding sequence GTGGCGCAGCCTGCAGATCTGCTATATAGCAAAGAACACGAATGGGTGAAAATCGATGGCGACGTTGCGACGGTCGGTATTACCGACTACGCGCAGAACTCGCTTGGCGACATCGTCTACGTCGAGTTGCCGAAGGTCGGAAAGAAGATCGACCAGTTCGGAAATATCGGCGTCGTCGAGTCGGTGAAGGCCGTTTCGGATCTCTTTACGCCGATCGGCGGCGAAGTGATCGCAGTCAATGCCGGGCTCGATGCCGATCCGGCCGCGGTCAATCGCGAACCGTACGGCGCCGGCTGGCTCTTTAAGGTCAAAGTCGCCGACCCGTCGCAGAAGAGCAATCTGCTCTCGCCCTCCGACTACGAGGCCATAGCGGTCGATTAA
- the gcvPA gene encoding aminomethyl-transferring glycine dehydrogenase subunit GcvPA encodes MYTPHTERDIREMLEAIGVSSLDELLRVPADVALKTELDIVPALPEYQLARRFEHFARKNTGADAISFLGAGAYRHYAPPAIASLAMRGEFLTAYTPYQAEVSQGYLQAIYEWQSYICLLTGMDIANASVYDGATALAEGSIMAINANGRRKLLVSRAVDPNYRAVLKTYCDGLDVEIDEIPVRADGTTDLDALEAAVASQTYAAVALQSPNFFGVVDCLSPAARQAVETSGTVPIAVISEALSLAALATPASWGAQIVVGEAQSFGVALAYGGPYVGFIASTEEHMRRIPGRLVGKSVDKEGRPAYVLTLQAREQHIRRERATSNICTNQAHCALIATMYLSLMGKTGLRDVAALNLERSREAATAVSSIDGIDLKFSAPFFNEFVIDVHQDTAPILAALKTRGILGGVDLGRFYPEYATCIVMAATELTTTADIAALVASLQEVVHVHAHAR; translated from the coding sequence ATGTACACACCGCACACCGAACGCGATATTCGCGAGATGCTGGAGGCGATCGGCGTATCGTCGCTGGACGAACTCCTTCGCGTGCCCGCCGACGTCGCCCTCAAGACCGAACTCGATATCGTTCCGGCATTGCCGGAGTACCAACTGGCGCGGCGCTTCGAGCACTTCGCACGTAAGAATACCGGCGCGGACGCGATTTCGTTTTTAGGAGCGGGCGCGTATCGGCACTACGCTCCGCCCGCCATCGCATCGCTGGCCATGCGCGGCGAGTTTCTCACCGCGTATACGCCCTATCAAGCCGAGGTCTCGCAAGGGTATCTGCAGGCGATTTACGAGTGGCAGAGCTACATCTGTCTGCTGACGGGTATGGACATTGCCAACGCGTCCGTTTACGACGGCGCGACGGCTTTGGCCGAAGGCTCGATCATGGCCATCAACGCCAACGGTCGACGCAAGCTCTTGGTCTCGCGCGCGGTCGATCCGAACTATCGTGCGGTGCTCAAGACCTACTGCGACGGCCTCGACGTCGAGATCGACGAGATCCCCGTCCGCGCGGACGGAACGACCGATCTCGACGCACTCGAAGCCGCCGTTGCTAGCCAAACATATGCGGCGGTAGCGCTTCAATCACCGAATTTCTTCGGCGTCGTCGACTGCCTCTCGCCGGCCGCTCGCCAAGCGGTCGAAACGAGCGGCACGGTACCGATCGCCGTGATATCGGAAGCGCTCTCCCTCGCGGCGCTTGCGACGCCTGCATCCTGGGGAGCGCAGATCGTCGTCGGCGAAGCGCAGAGCTTCGGCGTCGCGCTTGCCTACGGCGGGCCCTACGTCGGCTTCATCGCATCGACCGAGGAACACATGCGCCGGATTCCGGGGCGATTGGTCGGAAAGAGCGTCGATAAAGAAGGCCGCCCGGCTTACGTCTTAACGCTGCAAGCGCGCGAACAACACATTCGGCGCGAGCGCGCCACGTCGAACATCTGCACCAATCAAGCGCACTGCGCGCTGATCGCGACGATGTATCTGTCGCTGATGGGCAAGACGGGCTTGCGCGACGTCGCCGCGCTCAATCTCGAGCGCTCCCGCGAAGCCGCCACGGCGGTTTCCTCGATCGACGGGATCGATCTGAAATTCTCGGCGCCGTTCTTCAACGAGTTCGTCATCGACGTCCACCAGGATACGGCACCGATTCTCGCCGCGCTCAAAACGCGCGGCATCTTGGGCGGCGTCGATCTAGGGCGCTTCTACCCGGAATATGCAACCTGCATCGTGATGGCCGCAACGGAGCTGACCACCACTGCAGATATCGCCGCACTCGTGGCGTCGCTTCAAGAGGTCGTACATGTCCACGCTCACGCCCGATAG